The uncultured Dysgonomonas sp. genome contains the following window.
ATCGAAAATCTATGGATATTTTGCGGATAAATACCAGATGAGCGTAAATGAGGCTCATGAAACAATGGCAAATACAGCTAAACTGGCAAAAGAAGTAGGACTAAATTACGACTACGATAATCTTATCGTAGCTAATACATACGATGCCCTCCGTCTGGTGAAGTTGGCTAATGAATCGGGTTTGGCGACCGAAGCCGAGGAAGTGCTTTTCGATGCCTACTTCGTGAGAGGTGCAGACATAAGTGACAACAGTATACTGGTGAAACTGGGTACACAAATAGGACTGACAGAAAAATCCATTGTGGAAATGCTGGACAGTGACACATATCTGGACAAGATAAAAGAGGATATTGAATACAGCGAAAACGAGCTTAATCTCGAATACATTCCGTTCTATCTATTCAACAACAAGCAAATAGTGCAAGGTTCTATTCCTGTTGATGATTATCTGGAGGTGCTGAATAAAGCATATGCCGAATGGGAGCAAAACGGCGTATCCAGCGAAAAAGGAGAAATCATAAGCGGGCAATCCTGTTCTATAGACGGTGTTTGCAGCTAAAAAAAAGAATAAGAGAAAATACTGCTACACCTTATTACATATAAGGTCTCAGACCTTTTTATTAACTATTTGAGCATAAATACAACAGACTGTTATGATTTTAGAATACAACATTAAGTCTTATCTGTTACTTATATTGCTATTCTTTGGGCTTTTTGCATGCTCGAACGACGATGATTTTTCGTCGGATGGAAATATGTCTATCACATTTTCATCAGATACAATCGGTTTCGATACTGTATTTACGACTATCGGCTCTGCTACACGGCAGTTTAAAATATATAATAAAAACAGTAGATCACTTGTAATAGGCTCGATAGAATTGATGAACCCGGCAAAAAGCGGATTCAGAATGAATATCGACGGAGAAAAAGGGACGAAGCTCTCAAATGTAGAAATACTAAAAAAAGACAGTCTTTTTGGATTTATAGAAGTTACAGTAAATCCTACAGACAATGAAACTCCGTTGTTGATACGCGATTCCATCAGATTCGAAACAAACGGAAATATACAATACCTGCAACTGGAAGCTGTAGGACAGGATGTCTATATATGGAAAAGCGGACGGATTACCCAGGATTCTGTAATTACAGGTAAGAAACCGCTTCTTGTATATGATTCCATCGTGATCGATAAAGAGGTTACAGCTACAATGTCTGAAGGCTCCAAAATCTTTTTCAGAAACAATGCTTCTATACGCATACATGGGAGACTGATAGCCAAGGGGACAATAGAAAAGCCTGTTATTTTCAGGGGAGACCGCTTTGATAAGATCGATGCAGATATACCTTACGACAATGTTCCGGGACAATGGGACGGCGTATATTTCTATTCCGAAAGTTATAACAACCAACTTGAAAATATAAATATACGGAATGCCACAAAAGGCATAACATTCTATGCATCAGACATTCAATATAAAAAAGCGACTTTATTGAATGTAGTTGTACAAAACACATTAGAACACGGGGTATCGGCTACAAACAGTAATATTGACGGAGGAAACTGCCTGTTTGTTAATTCTAAAGGAGCAGCACTAAATCTCAATGGGGGAAAATATTCATTCCTGCATTGCACCATTGCGAATTATTTCAGATGGTCGGCAAGGAGTGTAGAAAGCCTGATAATAAGCAATAGTAAAGAGACACCGTTAGCACAATGTGATTTTATGAACTCTATCGTTTACGGTTCATTAAATAGAGAACTTTCAATGAATAGAAATGCTGAAGCCGTCTACAATTATCAGTTCATAAACTGTCTGATAAAAGGCACGGAGATTTCAGACTCGTACTTTGAAAATATAATATGGAATAAAGATCCTCTATTCAAAGACTTGAATACGGAAGGTATCTATTCATACAACTTTGAGTTACAGGATTCATCCCCGGCCATAGATAAAGCCGATAAAACATATTCAATGGGTTTGCCTTTTGATTTGCGAGGTAAATCCCGTCAGGATTCTCCCGATATTGGTTGTTATGAGCGGGTTAAGTAAAGGTTGGAAAATATTACAGGGCATTATACTGTTACTGATAATCAGCATACAGACAAATGCGCAGGAAAATTTTCGTATCATGTTCTACAATGTAGAAAACATGTACGATACAAAAGACAATCCGAAAACAAACGATGATGATCTCACCCCGAACGGACAATTGCACTGGACAAACTACCGATATTGGAAGAAGTTGAATGATATAAGCACCGTGATTTCATCTGCTGGTGACGATCGATACCCTCCTGCATTAGTCGGTATATGCGAAGTAGAAAACGATTCCGTATTGTATGACCTTACCAAAAGAGCAAGACTGAGGAAACATAAGTATGAATATATAATCACCAACTCCAAGGATAACAGGGGTTCGAATACAGCCTTACTCTATCAGCGGGACCAGATAAAGATAATAAGCAAAAGGTCTTATACTCCCACCCTGCAATCAGACCCATCGAAAACAACGCGGGATATACTCCATGTTACAGGTGAAGTCATCAATGATCAGATACTTGATATATTCGTTTGCCACTTCCCGTCCCGACGTGAGGGGATTAAAAAGACAAGGCCCGACCGCATACGGTGTGCAGAACTCTTGAGACAAAAGACTGACAGTCTTTTCCGCATACGAAAGAAAGCGAATATCATTATCATGGGAGACTTCAATGACTATCCGAATGATACAAGCCTATCTGAAAGTCTTGGTGCGCATAGCATCAAATCCCCGGTTTCGGATAAAAGTTTATACAATATGTTTTATCATCGTCTAGGCGAGAAGGATACAGGCTCCTATAAATATAAGGGAAAGTGGAACTTTATAGATCAGTTTATTACAAGTGGGAACCTGTTGAATCCCTCTTCTAAAATCTCAATCAAGAAGAAAGAAGCACATATTTACTCTGCACCTTTCCTCTTACATGATGATAATACAAAGTCCGGAGGTGGCGGACAGAAACCATTCCGTACTTACTCAGGGTTTAAATATCTGGGCGGATACAGCGACCATCTTCCTATTTATATGGATTTGATTATTAAAAACTGACGAAATGAAACACGCTATACTTGTAACAGCATATAAGAATCCGCAGCAATTAAATGAATTGGTAGACTTCTTCAATGAAGACTATTCATTCTATATCCACATAGATAAGAAAAGCCGGATTACCGATTCTGATATTGAGACACTGAAAACGAAGGCTACCGTCAAGTTTGTATCACAGGAATACAGAGTCAACTGGGGTAGTGTCGACCATCTAAAAGCTATTCTTCTCTTATCGAAGGAATGCGCCAAAGATAAAAGCATAGATTACATCCACCTGATTACAGGACAGGATTTTCCTGCAAAGTCGCCACAACAGATATCCGATTATCTGAAAGAAAATTATGGAACAGAGTTTCTCTCGGCCAGGCCACTACCTATTAAAACATGGATAGAGGGCGGACTCAACAGGGTTGTATATTACAATCTATATGAGATTTTCAATGCCAAAAGCTGGCAGCGTATATTCATCAAAGCATTTGTACAAATGCAAAAGATTGTCGGATATAAGAGGAAATTGCCGACCGAATTAAATAACCTCTATGGAGGTTCTACCTATTGGACTCTTACGCTACCTGCAGTTGAATACTTCCTCGACTTTCTCGATAAGCATCCGAATGTTCTCGAAGCTTATAAATATACATTTTGTGCCGAAGAAATCTTATTGCATTCCATATTAATGAACTCTTCATTCAAGGAAAAGGTAGCAAAAAGGAACCTGAGATTCATGCTGTGGGAAAACCGGGACGGAGTATATCCGGCCAATCTGGATGAAAGGGATTTCGAGGACATTACCAGTTCAGACGCGTTTTTTGCAAGAAAATTCGAATACCCTGTCTCAGGGAAATTACGGGACAAACTAATTAGGTATTTATCACATTCTAATAGCGATTAGAATCCTCCAGGGCCTCACGTATATTGCCAAAAACAGCCGCCAGCAGGAAACGCACCTGCTTAAGCCCCTCTTCATCGATACCTGCTAAAGCAGCATCTACGGTCTCATATACGGCTTTATTGGCCTTTTCTTTTATTGATTTACCTAGGTCGGTGAGGAATATATAATTGGAACGCCTGTCTGTTGTGGAAGCATTACGATAAACAAGATTCTGCTTAGTCAGGTTGTCAATAAGGCGAGTCATACTCGGCTTATCCTTAAATGTGGAATTGCATAAGGTCTGCTGGGTGACGCCATCTTCGCGCCAAAGGAAAGCTAATACCGTCCATTGTTCGGGAGTAATATCGAGACCTTCTTTACGAAGGTTGCGGTACATCATACGGTTAATAGCCATCGACACTTTTCCGTTAATGATGGGGAAGATAAGATCCTGATCTCCATCCAAGCTGAGTATTTCTTCATTTTCCATTGACGATTCCTCTTATATTGTATACAAATGTAAGATAAGAAGTCCGCTTATCAAAGATTTTTTAAAGCTTTAGCATTTGTTATATAAATAAAAAGCTCTATCTTTGCACCTCATTTGCAAAAATGACATGTTTAATTTATAATTATTTAATTTATGAACAATTACGAAACCGTTTTCATTTTGACTCCCGTTTTGTCTGATGTACAGATGAAGGAAGCGGTAGAAAAATTCAAGACTATTTTGACCAATGAAGGGGCAAAAATAGTAAATGAAGAAAACTGGGGACTTCGCAAACTGGCTTATCCAATCCAGAAGAAATCTACCGGTTTTTATGCGATGTTAGAATTTGAAGCTGATCCGGCTGTTATCGCTAAACTAGAAATCAACTTCCGCCGCGACGAACGTGTTATCCGTTTCTTGACTTTCCGTCAGGATAAGTTTGCACACCAGTACGCAGAAAAGAGAAGAAATCTAAAATCACCTAAAAAAGAAGAAGTAAAGGAGAACTAAATTATGGCACAGCAATCAGAAATCAGATATTTGACTCCGCCTTCAGTTGATGTCAAGAAAAAAAAGTACTGCCGTTTTAAGAAAAACGGTATCAAGTATATCGACTACAAAGACCCTGAGTTTTTGAAGAAATTCCTTAACGAACAGGGAAAAATCCTTCCTCGCCGTATTACCGGAACATCTCTGAAATTCCAACGTCGTGTTGCACAAGCTGTAAAAAGAGCTCGTCACTTAGCTTTGCTTCCTTACGTTACAGACTTAATGAAATAATAAAAAGGAGGAAAAAGAAATGCAAGTTATATTAAAAGAAGACATCCTTAACTTAGGATATAAAGATGAAGTCGTAACTGTAAAAGACGGTTATGGACGTAATTACCTTATACCTCAAGGTAAAGCTGTGATAGCATCAGAGTCTGCAAAGAAAGTTTTGGCTGAAAACATGAAGCAACGCGCTCACAAACTTGAGAAAATCAAGAAAGACGCTGAGGCTTTGGCTACCAAACTTGATGGCGTATCACTCACTATCGGAGCAAAAACAAGCTCTACCGGCACTATCTTCGGTTCGGTAACTAATATTCAAATAGCTGAGGCTCTTGAAAAATTAGGATACAACGTGGACCGTAAGGTAATCATCATCAAAGATGCCGTAAAAGAAATAGGTACTTATAAAGCAATCGCTAAACTTCACAAAGAAGTTTCTGTAGAAATTCCTTTCGAAGTAGTCTCTGAATAAGATACCGTTAAATATAGAAAAGAGAGTTGTCTATCGACAACTCTCTTTTTACTTTTATTAAACCTTAACAAAACCTAAAAATAAATACTATCTTTACATACTAACTATTAATTACAAAAATAACTTATGAAAAATTTAACAAAAACTACCCTTAGCATCATTGCTATTGTATTCATTTCTTCGTTTTTCATCCAATGCAAAGATGCAAAAGACGCAGTAGTAACTAAATACCTAGATATGCAGGTAGAGCAAATGAACAAGCAATGCCCGCTTAGTCTTGGAGGAGGATTAACTCTGGAAAGCTGCAAAGTAGAAGGAAACAGAACGATGAAATTCTCTTATAAAATAGACCAGGACATCGAAACATTCGATACGGCAGCAGGCAAAGCGGCAGCTGTTGATGCGCTAAAAGGTTCGCCGGAAATAGCCCAATTAAAAGAATATGAAATAACATATAAGTACGAATATAAAAATGCATCGGACAAAGTCATAGGAGAAATGACAATTGCCCCAGATGATTATAAATAAAAAATAGATAAAGAATAATATAAGAAGCCGAAAGACAAAACATAGTCTTTCGGCTTTTTCTTATAAATAGTGCGAACGAAGAGTTATTTCAAAAATAATCGTTTGTATTGGTAAATACTTTATCAATGCATATATGGCTATTAGCCGACAGCTCTTCGATAGACTGAAATGTCCCCTAATTGGCGTTGTTTTCCCAAAGGGGGACATGCAATGAGAGTAAAAAGCAACAAGTAGAAAAAGTGTAACCTTTGTTACCTTTTTTAGAGTTACAAGTTATTGTGCCCTTGGGGCAGTTACAAGTTGGTTTACTGTTAACTGATATATCTTTACTTTTTGTATAGTGCTCTTTGTGTAAATCTTTGTGTCCCTTGTGGTATAGAAATTTAGCCACTAAGTACACAGCGGGAATCACAAAGGCTAAAAAGACTGTTACATATGTTACCTTTTGTAAAAGTTACAAGTAGACAAGATACAAGTTGTTAACTGCTAACTGATGACCGTTAACTGATATATCTGTTACCTTTGTTACTTTTTAACAGGCAGTCAATTTTAGATAATAAACAGTATAAAGTATTATTGCTATTATCTGTATGTAAGGGGAATGTTTTTGGGTGGCTAATGCCGGACACGGATCCGTCCCTATAAGTTGCTATCTGAATTATTGACAATTAAAATATAATAACGGGCTAAATAGATAATATTTATCAAACATTTTCCATATATAAAATATTGATAACCAATATTCACTATCGATGAACTAAATAATATAACACACTGTTTTAACTTAAAATCATAAAAAAATAGTAACTTCGTAGGGTTTAAGAGATTAATTATCAAAATATTTTCAAATACTAAATAACGGATAGAATTTGATAATATATTCTATAATGGTAACTAACTATTGTTGTTTTAATTACCAAAGCAATAATTAACAGTCGACGACGCGAAGGCGAGTCTAATAGGTCTGCGGCCTTAACTTGTTTATATTATAAAAATAAAAATAGAAACTAATATGAAAATCGGATTTGTAGGATTAGGCAAAATGGGCGGTAAAATGGTAGAGCGCCTGTTGAATCATGGACACGAAGTAGTTGCTTACAACTTAACTCAAAAAGAAATAGATGAAGTAGCTGCAAAAGGAGCTATACCGGCTTCCAGCCTGAAAGACCTTGTTAGTAAATTGGATGAACGCAAATTGGTATGGTTAATGGTTCCTGCCGGCAAGCCTGTAGACGGGAACATTGCCGAACTGCTTACATTACTTAAACCAAACGATATAATTGTAGATGGCGGCAATAGCTATTGGAGAGAAACTGTTGAACGTGGAAAGAAAGTAAAAGAACACGGAATTCACTACCTCGACTGTGGTACAAGTGGTGGCGTATGGGGACTTCAGAACGGATACTGCCTGATGTATGGCGGAGACAAGGAAGCCTGCGACTTCGCTGAACCTATCTTTAAAAGCCTTGCCCCTGAAAACGGATATATGCGTTGCGGCGAGAGCGGCTCCGGCCATATGGTGAAGATGGTACATAATGGCATCGAATATGGTATGATGCAGGCATACGCAGAAGGATTTGAAATAATGAAGAACTCCCCATATAATGTAGACTTAGAAAAAGTTTCGCGTGTATGGATGGAAGGCTCGGTTGTTCGCTCATGGTTACTGGAACTGATAGGCAATGCACTTGAAGGAAACGAAAATCTGGACGGCATCAAAGATTATGTAGCCGATAGCGGCGAAGGTCGCTGGACCGTACAGACTGCGATGGACTTTGATGTTCCTGCACATGTCATCACAGCTTCACTTTTCACCCGTTTCGAATCGAGACAGGAATCGTCTTATGCAATGAAATTACTGGCAGCTATGAGAAATCAGTTTGGCGGCCATGAAATAAAGAAAGACTAACTTAGTTACTTCGCCCTACGGGCAGTTGCAAGTTACGGGTTACAAGTCGGACACACAATAAGTCGCTTCTACAAACTCGTAACTTGTAACTTGTAACTCGTAACTAAAATACGATGAAACCAAAAATTATAAAAGATCAGGCACTGGTCATATTCGGTGCATCGGGAGATCTTACATACAGGAAACTGGTACCTGCTATATTCGATTTGCATAAACAGAATTCACTTCCTAAAAACTTTGCAGTATTGGGAGTGGCCCGCAGTCCTTTCACGGATGATTCTTTCCGTGAAAAGATGAAAGATGGTATCAAGCAATTTGCTACGGCTAAAGACGTCTCTGATGAAGAATTAAACACATTCTGCCAGAAACTTCATTATCTGTCTATCAATACAGATGACGGTAAAGAATACTCGAAGCTGAAAGACCGTTTAGATCTGCTCGACAAAGAAGAAAATACTGCAGGAAACTATATTTTCTATCTATCTACGCCACCTGCGCTCTACCCTCTCATTCCTAAATTCCTGGCAGAGCAAGGCTTGAACAAAGAGGACGATAATTTCAGGCGGATTATTATAGAAAAACCTTTCGGTACAGATTTGAAATCCGCAATTTCATTAAATGCTTCTTTACGCGAAGATTATGATGAAGAGCAGATATACCGTATCGACCATTATCTGGGTAAAGAAACAGTACAAAACATGCTTGTTACCCGTTTTGCAAATGGTATCTATGAGCCATTATGGAACAGAAATTACATCCATCATGTCGAAATCACGGCGGCTGAAAGCATTGGCGTGGAAAATCGTGGAGGATACTATGATCATTCAGGAGCATTACGCGACATGGTACAAAATCACCTGCTGCAATTAGTAGCTCTTGTGGCAATGGAGCCTCCGATGTCTATAGATTCGGTTTCGATACGAAATGAAAAGCTAAAAGTATTTCAGGCCTTCCGTCCTATGTCGAATGACGATTTGTTCAAAAATGTTATTCGCGGACAATACACAGCAGCCAACATAAAAGGCAAATACGCCAAAGGATACCGGGAAGAAAAAGATGTGGATAAAGATTCACGTACCGAGACCTATGTAGCGATGAAACTGTTCATTGACAACTGGCGCTGGGGAGATGTTCCTTTCTATGTCCGCACCGGAAAACGTTTACCGACACGGGTATCGGAAGTAGTTATACATTTCAAACCTGCTCCGCAACGATTGTTTCCTGAAACTACAGACCTGAACAATGACGACAATCAATTGGTAATAAGAATACAGCCCGATGAAGGCATTCTGCTGAAAACAAAGATGAAAGTGCCGGGAAGCGGCTATCAGGTAAAGAATGTGAATATGGATTTCCACTATTCGCAATTACAAGATACCTACCTGCCCGAAGCATATGAGCGCCTGCTGCTCGACTGTATGGTAGGCGACTCTACATTATATATCCGGGGCGACGCCTTGGAAGCCACATGGAAATTCGTGCAACCGCTGCTTGATTTCTGGGAGAAGAATCCGGATGCGCCACTACATGGATATCCTGCCGGATCATGGGGTCCCAACTGCGCCGATGACCTGATTGAAGAAAAAAATCTTACATGGAGATATCCTTGTAAGAATCTGTCTGACGATGGTATATATTGCGAACTATGATAAAAGAAGAGATTAAAGTTTATGAAGATCCTAACGCTTTAAGCAAAGGATTCACCGAGTTTGTACTAAAGTTGCTGGATGTATATCCGCACATCAATCTGGCCCTGTCGGGGGGAACCACGCCTAAGGTAATTTTTGACTATTGGGCCGAGAATTGTAAAGAGTCTATCGACTGGAACCGTATCTCATTTTTCTGGGGAGACGAACGTTGCGTACCACCGGAAAATGTGATGAATAACTTCGGGATGACAAAGGATCACTTATTCGACAAAGTGCCGAGCATTCCGAATAATAACATCTACCGTATACACGGAGAAAACGAACCGGAAGAAGAAGCGTTATGGTATGGTACAGTTCTGAAATCGAAACTGATGCAAAAGCAGGACATGCCTAGTTTCGAGATTGTCATGCTCGGACTGGGTGATGACGGACATACCGTATCGATTTTCCCTAATCAGATCGAACTCTGGGACAGTAAAGACATCTGTGTAATCGGTGAGCACCCTGAAACAGGTATGCAGCGGGTGACTATCAGCGGTAAAGTGGTAAACAACTCACAGTATGTCGTATTCCTTGCTACAGGAAAGAACAAAGCTGAAAAAGTAAGAGATATAATAAAGAACCGGAAAGAACACCTGAATAAATACCCTGCGGCGAAAGTAAATCCCAAAAGGGGCTATTTGTATTGGTTCCTGGATGCAGAAGCGGCAAGTTTGCTGTAATACGCATAGGAATAAAAAAGGATGGTTGTACAACCATCCTTTTTTGCCTTATCTTGTTTGTTCTATAAACGACCTTAGCCTATCTACATAGTCCCTGTTATTCGATAACCGCGGCACTTTGTTTTGCCCGCCCAGTTTCCCTATCGATTTCAGCCACTCATTAAACGTCCCTTTTGGCAAACTTTTCACAATAGGTAAACCTAAAGAGAGATTATAGGAACGCTTAGCCTCATAGTCCGAGTTTACCCTCTTCAGGTTGTCATCCAAAGATTTGACAAACTTATCCAAATCGTCGGGCTCGACGGAAAACTCGATAAACCACTCATGGGCACCGGTATTTTCATCTCCAAAATAAACGGGAGCGGCTGTATATTCAGTTATCTGTGTACCTGTATCTTTACAAGCTTCGGATAAAGCTCTTTCAGCATTGTCAATGATAATCTCCTCTCCGAAAGCATTGATAAAGTTCTTTGTACGACCTGTTATCCGGAACAGATAGGGACTGGTAGACGTAAACTCGATAGTATCACCTATCATATAGCGCCAAAGCCCGCCATTGGTAGAGATGAGGAGTGCGTAATTCTGCCCGGTCTCCACTTCGTCCAATGTCAGTGTCTTAGGATTTTCACTATTCCATTCACTCATCGGAACAAATTCGTAGTAGATACCGCTATCCAGCATCAGGAGCATATCTTTCGATTTATCGGAAAACTGTACTCCGAAGAATCCTTCCGAAGCATTGTACGTTTCCCAATAACGCATTTCAGGCTTTTGTATGATCTTCTTATATTGTTCTTCGAATGGGGTGAAACTGACCCCCCCATGGAAGAACACTTCCAGATTAGGCCAGATATCAGTCAGTTCGCGCCCGGTATCAGCCTTTATTTTTTTCAAAAGGACAAGCAACCATGAAGGTACACCCATGAATGCCCTTACATCGTTCTTTACAGCATAATCTGCTAATGCCTGCAACTTAATTTCCCAATCGGGTAACAGGGAAATGCTCTCAGGAGTACGGCTTTTCTTAGCCCAGAAATACAGGTTCTTGATCAATATAGCAGATATATCTCCGGTAAAAATACCGTCTCCTATATTGTTTATCTGCTTACTTCCTCCCAAAACCAATGTCTTTCCGAAAAAGAATCTGGCCTTATGATTTGCCTGCCCGTATATAGCAAGCATCTGCTCTCCACATTTATAGTGACCTTTTGTCAGAGATTCTTGGGTGACAGGGATGTATTTACTCTTATCCTCGGTAGTACCGGACGACATAGCAAACCACTTTACGGGTTTGTTCCACAAAACGTTTTGCTGTTTATCTATCAGTATCTTATCAAGATAGGGACGCAAATCTTCGTAATGGAAAACAGGAACCTGCTTTCTGAAATCGTCTTTATTCTTAATTGAGGAAAAGTTATATCGTTGACCTATTAGCGTTTGCGCTCCATTGTGAAGCAAATAGGATAGTATTTTTTCCTGAGTATAGACTGGTTTATTGATAAATCCGGCAACTTCTTTATATTTGAAGTTGAGATATTTGTGAGCAATATTGGTTATCATCCGATTTTGCTTATTCTTCGTAGCTTTTCTTCGTCTATTATCTTGATTTTCCGGCCGTCGAGTGTAATTATATGTTCATCAACAAATGTAGACAGCGTCCTGATTGCATTTGAGGTTGTCATATTCGACAAATTGGCAAGGTCTTCCCGTGACAGGTAGATACTGATAGTAGCGCCGTCTTCTTCCAATCCGTAGTTTTCGATAAGGAAGATTAGCGATTCAGCTAAACGTCCGCGGATATGTTTTTGAGTAAGATTAACCACCCTTTCATCTGCAATGCCCAGATCTGTAGACAGTTCCCGGATAAAGAACATTCCTAATTTTGAGTTTACAGTAACTATCTCTTCAATAATCTGCATAGATATAAAACAGATAGTGGAAGCCTCGAAAGCCGAAGCAGCAGTCACATATGGCTGGTTGGCAAAATAGGCTCGATACCCGAAATATTGTGTAGGACGTATCATTCTTATTATCTGGCTACGTCCGCCTACTCCATCTTTATATATCTTGACTTTGCCTTTACACAGGCACATCAATTCTTGAGGAGTCTCTTCTTCTCTGTAGATTACCTCATTCTTTTTATAGTCAAGAATCTTCGCGTTTGCCGAAATTAAGTCACGTTCCTTATTATTCAACAAATCCCAAATCTCCGGAATACATTCCGATATACTTACAACATTGCTGCTATCTGCTACCATAGAGAAAAGCTTGATATATAAATCAGGTTCAATAATTAACTTAAAAACAAAGTTAGCATTTTTTTATATTAAAACATGTTACAAAACATATTTTTAACGCATTATACCATCTTTTTATAAAAAAGGCCTTGAGATTAATTATTATTTCTCTTTGAATATTACAATAATAAGACTATTTTTGCACCACCAAAAAAGAGAGCTGTGAAAGCTAACTTTTTCTTATACATTTGAATAAACTTGTAATAATTTAAAATAAACCCGTTAAGATGAATGTATCTCTAACAAATGTTGATAGCGTAAATGCTATTCTACAAATCAGTGTAGCTAAAGCTGATTATCAGGAAAAACTTGATAGTGCACTGAAAACTTTCCGCAAAAAAGCAAATGTACCGGGATTCCGTCCGGGCACTGTACCTGTAGGTATGGTAAAAAAGATGTACGGTAAATCCATAATGGCCGAAGAAATAAACAAAATAGTAGGTGAAAGCCTATATAACTATATTCAGGAAAATAAATTGAATGTGCTTGGCGAACCGCTTCCCAACGAAGAAAAGCAACAAGCGATCGATTTCGCAACAGAAGGCGACTATGATTTCTATTTCGATATAGCCCTTGCTCCTGAAATTAAACTATCACTGACAAAGAAAGATAAAGTCACCTACTACAAAATTGATGTAAACGAAGAACTTGTTGATAAACAAATCGAGTCTTACAAAGCAAATTACGGTAAGTATGACAAGATAGAGGACGGCGCCCTTGCAACCGACCTTGTCAGAGGTACTATCTCGGAACTGGAAGGCGGCAAAGCAAAAGAAGGCGGTATCAATGTAGAAGCCGGTGTAGTAATGCCATCTTACATGAAAGATGCTGACGAACAAGCTAAATTCGTTGGAGCTAAAGCCGGAGATGTGATCACATTCAATCCTGGGAAAGCATATGAAGGAAATGAAACCGAGATCGCATCACTACTTCACATCGAAAAAGATGCAGTAGAAGCCATTGCTCCTGAATTTAAATTTGAAATCACTGAAATCACCCGTTACAAAGAAGCTGAACTAGATAAAGATCTGTTCGATAAAGTAT
Protein-coding sequences here:
- the gnd gene encoding phosphogluconate dehydrogenase (NAD(+)-dependent, decarboxylating) — translated: MKIGFVGLGKMGGKMVERLLNHGHEVVAYNLTQKEIDEVAAKGAIPASSLKDLVSKLDERKLVWLMVPAGKPVDGNIAELLTLLKPNDIIVDGGNSYWRETVERGKKVKEHGIHYLDCGTSGGVWGLQNGYCLMYGGDKEACDFAEPIFKSLAPENGYMRCGESGSGHMVKMVHNGIEYGMMQAYAEGFEIMKNSPYNVDLEKVSRVWMEGSVVRSWLLELIGNALEGNENLDGIKDYVADSGEGRWTVQTAMDFDVPAHVITASLFTRFESRQESSYAMKLLAAMRNQFGGHEIKKD
- the zwf gene encoding glucose-6-phosphate dehydrogenase, with product MKPKIIKDQALVIFGASGDLTYRKLVPAIFDLHKQNSLPKNFAVLGVARSPFTDDSFREKMKDGIKQFATAKDVSDEELNTFCQKLHYLSINTDDGKEYSKLKDRLDLLDKEENTAGNYIFYLSTPPALYPLIPKFLAEQGLNKEDDNFRRIIIEKPFGTDLKSAISLNASLREDYDEEQIYRIDHYLGKETVQNMLVTRFANGIYEPLWNRNYIHHVEITAAESIGVENRGGYYDHSGALRDMVQNHLLQLVALVAMEPPMSIDSVSIRNEKLKVFQAFRPMSNDDLFKNVIRGQYTAANIKGKYAKGYREEKDVDKDSRTETYVAMKLFIDNWRWGDVPFYVRTGKRLPTRVSEVVIHFKPAPQRLFPETTDLNNDDNQLVIRIQPDEGILLKTKMKVPGSGYQVKNVNMDFHYSQLQDTYLPEAYERLLLDCMVGDSTLYIRGDALEATWKFVQPLLDFWEKNPDAPLHGYPAGSWGPNCADDLIEEKNLTWRYPCKNLSDDGIYCEL
- the pgl gene encoding 6-phosphogluconolactonase, yielding MIKEEIKVYEDPNALSKGFTEFVLKLLDVYPHINLALSGGTTPKVIFDYWAENCKESIDWNRISFFWGDERCVPPENVMNNFGMTKDHLFDKVPSIPNNNIYRIHGENEPEEEALWYGTVLKSKLMQKQDMPSFEIVMLGLGDDGHTVSIFPNQIELWDSKDICVIGEHPETGMQRVTISGKVVNNSQYVVFLATGKNKAEKVRDIIKNRKEHLNKYPAAKVNPKRGYLYWFLDAEAASLL
- a CDS encoding GH3 auxin-responsive promoter family protein; this encodes MITNIAHKYLNFKYKEVAGFINKPVYTQEKILSYLLHNGAQTLIGQRYNFSSIKNKDDFRKQVPVFHYEDLRPYLDKILIDKQQNVLWNKPVKWFAMSSGTTEDKSKYIPVTQESLTKGHYKCGEQMLAIYGQANHKARFFFGKTLVLGGSKQINNIGDGIFTGDISAILIKNLYFWAKKSRTPESISLLPDWEIKLQALADYAVKNDVRAFMGVPSWLLVLLKKIKADTGRELTDIWPNLEVFFHGGVSFTPFEEQYKKIIQKPEMRYWETYNASEGFFGVQFSDKSKDMLLMLDSGIYYEFVPMSEWNSENPKTLTLDEVETGQNYALLISTNGGLWRYMIGDTIEFTSTSPYLFRITGRTKNFINAFGEEIIIDNAERALSEACKDTGTQITEYTAAPVYFGDENTGAHEWFIEFSVEPDDLDKFVKSLDDNLKRVNSDYEAKRSYNLSLGLPIVKSLPKGTFNEWLKSIGKLGGQNKVPRLSNNRDYVDRLRSFIEQTR
- a CDS encoding Crp/Fnr family transcriptional regulator, producing MVADSSNVVSISECIPEIWDLLNNKERDLISANAKILDYKKNEVIYREEETPQELMCLCKGKVKIYKDGVGGRSQIIRMIRPTQYFGYRAYFANQPYVTAASAFEASTICFISMQIIEEIVTVNSKLGMFFIRELSTDLGIADERVVNLTQKHIRGRLAESLIFLIENYGLEEDGATISIYLSREDLANLSNMTTSNAIRTLSTFVDEHIITLDGRKIKIIDEEKLRRISKIG